A genomic window from Salvia miltiorrhiza cultivar Shanhuang (shh) chromosome 5, IMPLAD_Smil_shh, whole genome shotgun sequence includes:
- the LOC131025570 gene encoding NDR1/HIN1-like protein 10, translating to MDDLRNGQVVGSIPYQQQNYQYDAESVRRATCLRRIFAFVIGLIVIFGTVTFIIWLILRPQLPEFRVDSLSISNFTLGNDLLISFTSKIKLTAKNPNKKMKLGYDHIETAIYYQSYSLSETTVAPFYQGTKNETSLTARFAAAGSFLEKVAVDEITGERGKNDNVNFNLRMLSRFRFEAKVWRTRRRFLKVFCGDLVLGLPTSGRSGVLTGGPRQCRVEAFPLSLNHQNRFPCPFSPLSSLISLCFSPLSLSLPPPLLTSPRENCQPSYPSHPSALATATHLSSLSLSHLR from the exons ATGGATGATCTTAGAAATGGACAG GTTG tggGCTCCATCCCCTaccagcagcagaactaccaaTACGACGCCGAGTCCGTCCGCCGCGCCACCTGCCTCCGCCGCATCTTCGCTTTCGTGATCGGCCTCATCGTCATCTTCGGCACAGTCACCTTCATCATCTGGCTCATCCTCCGCCCCCAGCTCCCCGAGTTTCGAGTCGACTCCTTGTCTATCTCCAATTTCACGCTCGGCAACGACTTGCTCATCTCCTTCACCTCCAAGATCAAGCTGACCGCCAAAAACCCTAACAAGAAGATGAAGCTCGGCTACGATCACATTGAGACCGCGATTTACTACCAATCGTATTCCCTCTCTGAGACCACCGTCGCGCCCTTCTATCAAGGCACGAAGAACGAGACCTCTCTGACGGCGAGATTCGCTGCGGCGGGGAGTTTTCTGGAGAAGGTGGCGGTGGACGAGATTACTGGCGAGAGGGGGAAGAATGATAATGTGAATTTCAATTTGAGGATGCTTTCTAGGTTTAGGTTTGAGGCCAAGGTGTGGAGGACTCGAAGGAGGTTTCTGAAGGTGTTCTGTGGGGATCTAGTTCTTGGACTGCCGACTAGTGGGAGATCGGGGGTGTTAACCGGCGGACCGAGGCAGTGCCGCGTCGAGGCCTTCCCTCTCTCACTCAATCATCAAAATCGATTCCCCTGCCCATTCTCTCCACTCTCATCGCTCATCTCTCTCTGTTTCTcaccgctctctctctctctccctccgccATTGCTCACTTCTCCGCGCGAGAATTGCCAGCCGTCGTACCCCTCACATCCCTCCGCTCTCGCCACCGCCACCCATctgtcctccctctctctctcgcatcTCCGATAG
- the LOC130986381 gene encoding protein NEGATIVE REGULATOR OF RESISTANCE-like has protein sequence MSSMEVEKRKRNDDGETNGKPREDTGAQKRATPPLPPDEEVEEFFAIVKRIRVALKYFQRRDGVRCVGGEAAAKPTWSPSFEREDFDGVKPDPEGSRVHEKTGLDLNSHPVSDASDSV, from the coding sequence ATGTCTTCCATGGAAGTAGAGAAGAGAAAACGCAATGATGACGGAGAAACCAACGGGAAACCCCGGGAAGATACAGGCGCTCAGAAGCGGGCGACGCCGCCGCTGCCTCCGGATGAAGAAGTGGAGGAGTTCTTCGCTATAGTGAAGAGAATTCGGGTGGCGCTCAAGTACTTCCAGAGGCGTGACGGCGTCAGGTGCGTTGGCGGTGAGGCGGCGGCGAAGCCTACCTGGAGCCCGTCGTTCGAACGTGAGGACTTTGACGGAGTTAAGCCGGATCCTGAAGGCTCTCGAGTGCATGAAAAAACCGGTCTGGATCTTAACTCCCACCCGGTTTCTGATGCGTCTGATTCCGTTTGA
- the LOC130986334 gene encoding uncharacterized protein LOC130986334, with protein sequence MDHEIRIPNQRLLAALDPRGAESIRFHSKHKQENNIDPDDGNSRLCVACMQPIFSTPFKALESRSGGAARYLHDHCSALPRELEDNDLHPSLEPLRLQLNLHKSRCSKCNAVCGDVLYRCRDQQCDFQLDMICARTVKIVHRSHDHRLTVIRSGADASFACGACGTEHRPGLLWAHPTFLVYVCNACGFWLHPHCATLPNAILLHQHLHPLLLNYGSRSSMRQCAICRDVVASWGVYSCTKCDYYVHIMCAVADNQSFKPVLLREARVPDMVHLPVPDEYTSMIRHITNNTTTTSDDGVPHQHPLTLHHNDPEYIDDVEDGNDDDVHPLPTCNACVQFISPPFYTCSECPKLFLHDCCVRLPRVLAQNPIGIPLLLKGPNKSFMTVAKPSCCDRLTNGFTYYLQLSTTTFSMDVKCALMPASITHAAHAKAHVLRSSYLIKAQTEACRCCGGFLIGVSYKCVTCRNFSIHATCVWLPATVRHVYDRHPLELVTAPPTQGRSQMLICEVCERGLDDRWWYYGCRECDQAFHVDCVPCLDRKSSIKYEITEVRLESCHECPLTLVRGHMVRGRRCGHCGEGYRDRDTLALECFKCYFSIHASCARKIVGIHKNPELIRFYL encoded by the exons ATGGATCATGAAATAAGAATTCCTAATCAGCGTCTTTTAGCAGCATTAGATCCACGTGGTGCAGAATCGATTAGATTTCACAGTAAGCACAAGCAAGAAAACAATATCGATCCCGACGATGGGAATTCTAGGCTATGCGTTGCTTGCATGCAGCCAATCTTCTCAACTCCATTCAAAGCGCTGGAGTCGAGAAGCGGCGGCGCCGCTCGCTATCTGCACGATCATTGCAGTGCTCTTCCTAGAGAATTAGAGGACAACGATTTGCACCCTTCCTTGGAACCGCTCAGACTGCAGCTCAATCTCCACAAAAGCCGTTGCTCCAAATGCAATGCTGTTTGTGGGGATGTGTTGTACCGTTGTCGCGACCAACAGTGCGATTTCCAGCTCGATATGATCTGCGCTCGAACGGTCAAGATAGTTCACCGAAGCCACGACCACAGGCTGACGGTCATCCGCTCAGGAGCAGATGCTTCATTTGCCTGTGGTGCGTGTGGGACCGAGCATCGACCGGGTCTGTTGTGGGCCCACCCGACGTTTCTGGTCTATGTGTGCAATGCTTGTGGTTTCTGGCTGCATCCACATTGCGCTACGTTGCCAAATGCAATCCTCCTACACCAACACCTTCATCCCCTTCTTCTCAATTACGGTTCCAGATCGTCAATGCGTCAGTGTGCGATTTGTAGAGACGTGGTCGCTAGTTGGGGGGTTTATTCATGTACTAAATGTGATTACTATGTCCATATCATGTGCGCCGTCGCAGATAACCAAAGCTTCAAACCAG TTCTGCTTCGAGAGGCTCGAGTCCCAGACATGGTTCATCTTCCGGTTCCAGATGAATACACAAGTATGATACGACACATAACAAACAATACCACAACCACTAGTGACGATGGAGTACCCCACCAACATCCACTAACCTTGCACCACAACGATCCCGAATACATTGACGACGTCGAAGATGGCAATGACGACGACGTCCATCCGCTCCCAACCTGCAACGCGTGCGTGCAATTCATCTCACCTCCATTCTACACCTGCTCCGAGTGCCCAAAGCTCTTCCTCCACGACTGCTGTGTGCGTCTCCCGCGCGTGCTGGCTCAAAATCCAATTGGCATTCCTCTCCTCCTCAAAGGCCCAAACAAGTCTTTCATGACCGTTGCCAAACCAAGCTGCTGCGATCGCCTCACCAACGGATTTACGTACTACTTGCAGCTCAGCACAACCACATTCAGCATGGATGTCAAGTGCGCCCTGATGCCGGCATCAATCACGCACGCCGCACACGCCAAGGCACACGTCCTCCGCTCCTCGTATCTAATCAAAGCTCAAACCGAAGCGTGTCGTTGCTGTGGTGGATTCCTGATCGGCGTCTCCTACAAATGTGTGACCTGCCGCAATTTCAGCATACATGCCACGTGTGTATGGCTTCCGGCCACCGTTCGTCACGTGTACGATCGACATCCTCTCGAGCTCGTCACTGCCCCGCCTACTCAGGGACGATCGCAAATGCTAATCTGCGAGGTCTGTGAGCGGGGCCTTGACGATAGGTGGTGGTACTATGGGTGCAGGGAATGCGATCAGGCGTTCCACGTGGACTGTGTGCCGTGCTTGGATCGGAAATCTTCTATCAAGTACGAGATTACTGAGGTGCGTCTAGAATCATGTCATGAATGCCCTCTCACTCTCGTTCGAGGTCACATGGTCCGCGGCCGTCGGTGTGGGCATTGTGGGGAAGGCTACCGAGATCGTGATACTCTCGCGTTGGAGTGTTTCAAATGTTATTTTAGCATCCATGCTAGTTGTGCCAGAAAAATTGTCGGGATACACAAAAATCCGGAACTCATCAGATTTTATTTATGA
- the LOC130986328 gene encoding alpha-xylosidase 1-like, which translates to MLLSSYLSYFLRFLVLFLLLSTLTGAKTPPKIGKGYRLISIQESPDGGIVGLLQVIQKNSIYGADIPLLQLYVKHETDSRLRVHITDAEKKRWEVPYDLLPRATVPALKQTVGGLRNTAYKAADYAGSELIFSYKTDPFSFSVKRKSSGDTLFDTRSEDSDPYSDLVFKDQYIEISTKLPKDASLYGLGENTQPHGIKLVPNDPYTLYTTDISAINLNADLYGSHPVYMDLRNLGGGPAAHGVLLLNSNGMDVFYRGDSLTYKVIGGVVDLYFFAGASPLAVVDQYTALIGRPAAMPYWAFGFHQCRWGYHNLSVVEDVVERYKKAKIPLDVIWNDDDHMDGHKDFTLNPTNYPRPKLLEFLNKIHARGMKYIVIIDPGIGVNTSYGVYNRGLANDVFIKYQGKPFLAQVWPGPVNFPDFLNPITARWWAHEIRRFHHLVPVDGLWIDMNEASNFCNGLCKIPVGRICPNGTGPGWICCLDCKNVTATKWDDPPYKINASGTQVPIGYKTIATSAYHYNGVLEYDAHSLYGFSQTIATHRGLRALEGKRPFILSRSTYVGSGHYAAHWTGDNKGTWADLKYSISTMLNFGIFGVPMVGADICGFYPAPTEELCNRWIELGAFYPFSRDHANFYSPRQELYQWKSVAVSARNALGMRYKLLPYIYTLSYEAHTTGAPIARPLFFAFPNETRVYGVSTQFLLGGGLMVSPVLDKKKTKVHALFPPGTWYNVFDMTKVIVSRASHYRSLDAPLHVINVHLYQNVIIPMQRGGLISKEARATPFTLVVALPLGADEGVARGNLFVDNDEIPEMELGNGHSTYIEFYAKVSEGTVKVWSDVQDSKFALQKGWIVEKVIVLGLKGIGKAVAIQVDGNAVVDDSKIQISSIEHEIIDKKIEDEMKNVMVEVKGLGLPIGKKFVLSWKMGI; encoded by the exons ATGCTCCTCTCTTCATATCTTTCTTATTTCCTCAGATTTCTTGTGTTATTCCTGCTTCTATCTACACTAACTGGTGCAAAAACTCCGCCCAAAATCGGCAAAGGCTACCGTTTGATCTCCATCCAAGAGTCTCCCGACGGCGGCATCGTCGGCCTCCTTCAAGTCATTCAGAAAAACAGCATCTACGGCGCCGACATTCCACTCTTGCAGCTCTATGTCAA GCATGAAACGGACAGTCGTTTGCGGGTTCACATAACTGATGCAGAGAAGAAAAGGTGGGAGGTGCCGTACGATCTTCTACCAAGAGCAACCGTTCCGGCATTAAAACAAACAGTTGGTGGGCTAAGAAACACTGCATACAAAGCTGCAGACTATGCTGGGAGTGAGCTGATTTTCTCTTACAAAACCGACCCTTTTAGTTTCTCTGTAAAAAGGAAATCGAGCGGCGACACCCTCTTCGATACGAGGTCCGAGGATTCGGACCCTTACAGCGATCTGGTCTTCAAAGATCAGTACATTGAAATCTCGACAAAGCTGCCTAAAGATGCCTCCTTGTATGGTTTGGGAGAGAACACGCAGCCGCATGGGATCAAACTCGTTCCAAACGATCCTTACACTCTGTATACTACGGATATATCGGCCATCAATCTCAATGCCGATTTGTATGGATCGCACCCCGTCTACATGGACTTGAGGAATCTAGGCGGCGGCCCGGCGGCGCACGGCGTTTTGCTGCTGAATAGCAACGGGATGGACGTGTTCTATAGAGGGGATTCGTTGACGTATAAAGTAATTGGGGGTGTTGTTGATCTTTATTTCTTCGCCGGAGCGTCGCCGTTGGCGGTGGTTGATCAGTATACGGCGTTGATCGGCCGGCCGGCCGCCATGCCCTACTGGGCTTTTG GATTCCATCAATGCAGATGGGGATACCACAATCTATCAGTAGTGGAAGACGTAGTGGAGAGGTACAAGAAGGCGAAAATCCCACTGGACGTGATCTGGAACGACGACGACCACATGGACGGCCACAAAGACTTCACCCTCAACCCGACCAACTATCCCCGTCCGAAGCTTCTAGAATTCCTGAACAAGATCCACGCCCGAGGCATGAAGTACATCGTCATCATCGACCCCGGCATCGGCGTCAACACCTCCTACGGCGTCTACAACCGCGGCCTCGCCAACGACGTCTTCATCAAGTACCAGGGCAAGCCCTTCCTCGCTCAGGTCTGGCCGGGCCCCGTCAACTTCCCCGACTTCCTCAATCCCATCACCGCCCGGTGGTGGGCCCACGAGATCCGCCGCTTCCACCACCTCGTTCCCGTCGACGGCCTCTGGATAGACATGAACGAAGCTTCCAATTTCTGCAACGGCCTCTGCAAGATTCCCGTCGGGAGGATCTGTCCCAACGGAACGGGCCCCGGCTGGATTTGCTGCCTCGATTGCAAGAACGTGACGGCCACCAAATGGGACGATCCGCCCTATAAGATCAATGCCTCTGGCACGCAGGTTCCCATAGGGTATAAAACTATAGCTACCAGTGCTTATCATTACAATGGGGTGTTGGAGTATGACGCGCACAGCCTTTATGGCTTTTCGCAAACAATTGCCACTCATAGGGGGCTACGGGCGCTTGAAGGCAAGCGCCCGTTTATCCTGTCCAGGTCAACGTACGTGGGGTCCGGCCACTACGCTGCCCACTGGACAGGGGACAATAAGGGTACTTGGGCTGACCTCAAGTACTCCATTTCCACAATGTTGAATTTTGGCATCTTTGGTGTTCCCATGGTCGGGGCGGATATATGCGGCTTCTACCCCGCCCCGACCGAGGAGCTCTGTAACCGTTGGATCGAGCTCGGGGCGTTTTACCCTTTTTCTCGGGATCACGCCAATTTCTACTCGCCGAGGCAGGAGCTGTACCAGTGGAAATCCGTGGCGGTTTCCGCTCGGAACGCTCTAGGTATGAGGTACAAACTCCTTCCGTATATCTACACATTGAGCTACGAGGCTCACACGACGGGCGCCCCGATCGCGAGGCCGCTGTTCTTCGCGTTCCCGAACGAGACGAGAGTGTACGGGGTGAGCACGCAGTTCTTGCTCGGGGGCGGCTTGATGGTGTCCCCTGTTTTGGACAAGAAAAAGACTAAGGTGCATGCTCTGTTCCCGCCCGGCACGTGGTACAACGTTTTCGATATGACTAAGGTTATCGTGTCGAGAGCATCGCATTACCGCTCTCTCGACGCGCCCCTGCACGTGATCAATGTGCACTTGTACCAGAACGTGATTATACCGATGCAGAGAGGCGGGTTGATCTCCAAGGAGGCGCGAGCCACGCCTTTTACCCTCGTGGTCGCTCTCCCCTTGGGGGCCGACGAGGGGGTGGCTCGAGGGAATCTCTTCGTGGACAACGACGAGATTCCCGAGATGGAACTTGGGAATGGCCATTCCACATATATTGAATTCTATGCGAAAGTGAGTGAGGGGACTGTGAAGGTGTGGTCGGATGTTCAAGACAGCAAATTTGCGCTACAGAAAGGATGGATTGTTGAGAAAGTGATCGTTTTGGGACTAAAAGGGATTGGCAAAGCAGTCGCAATCCAAGTTGATGGAAATGCAGTTGTTGATGATTCCAAGATTCAAATAAGCTCAATTGAACATGAAATTATAGacaaaaaaattgaagatgagATGAAGAATGTGATGGTGGAGGTTAAAGGGTTGGGGTTGCCTATTGGAAAGAAGTTTGTTTTGTCGTGGAAGATGGGAATCTAA